The Leisingera daeponensis DSM 23529 genome includes the window GCGGCGGTGAGGCCTTGTTCCAGCAGGCCGCGGATACGGGTCGAGGATACCACCTCGCCCGCGGCGCAGCGCACCGGCGGCTGGATATGAACGTCGAAGCGGCGCGCCAGCAGGCTGACGCCGCCCGCCTGTTTCGCGCCAAAGCGGAAATCGCCGCCGACGCGGATCTCCTGCGGCCGCAGGCGGGCCAGCCGGGCCATGAAGGCTTCGGGGGACAGGGACCGCAGCGCCTCGCCGAAGGAAAAGACCACGACGTGATCGGGGCCGAGCGCCGAGATGCGGGCCAGTTTTTCCGCCAGCGGGCAAAGCTGCGCGGCACGGCCGAAAAAGACCTTGGGCGGCGGATCGAAGGTGCAGACCACCGATGGCACGCCCAGGGCGCGGGCTCTCCTCACCGTGCCGGCGATCAGCGCCTGGTGGCCGGAATGCACGCCGTCGAACGCACCCAGCGTAACGACGCTTGCGCCAAGTGACGGCACATCGCGATGCCAGTGCGTCAGGTCGGGTTGGTCAAACATGGCGGCCTCCTCCTCCGGTCTGCCGGTTGGCCTGACCTTAGCGGCGCCGGGCGGCCGGACGCGATACCCGCACCGGTATGCTGTCATACCTAGCCGCACCGGCCATGAGAAACGCAGGATCAGGGCCATCCCGGCGGATGGCACACTGGCCGTTCCGTCGCTTCATCGGAGGAAAAAGACCATGCCCAAAGACGCCCTTCCCGGTTCCAGGACCGAGGTT containing:
- a CDS encoding riboflavin kinase, which gives rise to MFDQPDLTHWHRDVPSLGASVVTLGAFDGVHSGHQALIAGTVRRARALGVPSVVCTFDPPPKVFFGRAAQLCPLAEKLARISALGPDHVVVFSFGEALRSLSPEAFMARLARLRPQEIRVGGDFRFGAKQAGGVSLLARRFDVHIQPPVRCAAGEVVSSTRIRGLLEQGLTAAAAALLRPGLNPETPA